From Sphingobacterium sp. lm-10, the proteins below share one genomic window:
- a CDS encoding cold shock domain-containing protein — translation MSRNQLTFKKKERAKKQQLKKKEKLEKREYNKSNNNKGKDLEEMFAYVDEFGNISNTPPETTYKFKEEDLQRPADPTEVYRFGKVSYFNDAGRYGFIRDNETSDTVYFNDRLAGIDLKIGDKVKFKYARSKQGNQITEVELQN, via the coding sequence ATGTCAAGAAATCAGCTCACATTCAAAAAGAAAGAACGCGCTAAAAAGCAACAACTGAAGAAAAAAGAAAAGTTGGAAAAGCGAGAGTACAACAAATCAAACAACAATAAAGGTAAAGATCTAGAAGAAATGTTTGCCTATGTTGATGAGTTTGGTAATATCTCGAACACTCCGCCAGAGACGACCTACAAATTCAAAGAAGAGGATTTGCAACGTCCTGCCGACCCAACAGAAGTTTACCGCTTCGGTAAGGTCTCTTATTTCAACGATGCCGGTAGATACGGCTTCATTCGTGATAACGAAACGAGTGATACAGTTTATTTCAACGATCGCCTAGCAGGCATCGATCTTAAGATTGGTGATAAGGTGAAGTTTAAATATGCGCGCAGCAAACAAGGTAATCAGATAACCGAAGTCGAGCTACAAAATTAA
- a CDS encoding DEAD/DEAH box helicase gives MTFEDLGLIDPIKKALKEVNYSQATAIQEQAIPVILSGDDLIGCAQTGTGKTAAFAIPIIQLISQATTAKRSGIKALVLAPTRELSIQIGESFAMFSKFTGLKHTVIFGGVTQSRQVDAIKAGLDIVVATPGRLLDLINQGLIKLNQVEYLVLDEADNMLDMGFIHDIKRILKHVPAKRQTLFLSATMPPAIRTFANTILQKPKEISVSPVSSTAETVKQAIYFVEKTDKVDFLIRVVKDKGIKQSLVFTRTKHGADRLVKKLSKHGITVAAIHGNKSQNARQKALGDFKAGKINMLIATDIAARGIDIHELPYVINYDLPADSETYVHRIGRTGRAGRGGVALSFCSQEERSVLKSIQKLIGFQIEEGV, from the coding sequence ATGACATTTGAAGATTTGGGATTAATAGATCCTATAAAAAAAGCCTTGAAAGAGGTAAACTACTCACAAGCTACCGCCATACAAGAGCAAGCGATTCCCGTAATACTTTCAGGCGATGATTTGATAGGATGTGCACAAACAGGAACCGGAAAAACAGCCGCTTTCGCCATTCCGATTATCCAGTTAATTAGTCAGGCCACAACCGCAAAACGCAGCGGTATCAAAGCGCTTGTGTTGGCACCTACTAGAGAGTTAAGTATACAAATTGGAGAAAGCTTCGCGATGTTTAGCAAATTCACTGGATTGAAACATACCGTGATTTTTGGAGGCGTTACGCAATCCCGTCAGGTAGATGCAATTAAAGCTGGTTTGGATATTGTAGTAGCTACGCCTGGCCGTCTTTTAGATTTGATAAATCAAGGTTTGATCAAGTTAAACCAAGTGGAGTACTTGGTATTGGATGAGGCAGATAATATGCTGGACATGGGATTTATCCATGATATTAAACGCATCTTGAAGCATGTACCTGCTAAGCGTCAGACGTTATTTTTGTCGGCTACGATGCCACCTGCTATTCGGACTTTTGCAAATACAATCTTGCAGAAGCCAAAGGAGATCTCCGTATCTCCTGTATCTTCTACGGCAGAGACCGTTAAGCAAGCCATCTATTTCGTAGAAAAGACGGATAAGGTTGATTTCTTGATCCGAGTAGTGAAAGACAAAGGCATTAAGCAGTCTTTAGTGTTTACACGTACTAAACATGGTGCGGATCGTTTGGTCAAGAAATTATCCAAACATGGTATTACTGTTGCCGCTATCCATGGTAATAAATCGCAAAATGCACGTCAGAAAGCTTTGGGAGATTTTAAGGCGGGTAAGATCAATATGTTGATAGCAACCGATATTGCCGCACGTGGTATTGATATACATGAACTGCCTTACGTTATCAACTATGATTTGCCAGCAGATTCCGAAACCTACGTACACCGTATCGGTCGTACAGGCCGTGCAGGTAGAGGAGGAGTCGCTTTATCTTTCTGTAGCCAAGAGGAGCGCAGTGTACTGAAAAGTATTCAGAAGCTGATTGGTTTTCAGATCGAGGAGGGTGTGTAA
- a CDS encoding PA2169 family four-helix-bundle protein, protein MQQSTREPLDILHDLVKINNDRMEGYTKAIELLPGGQHTDLRKVFEMYRGQSHDFKEEITPLVLQIGQGPIDGTPLSGKIFRAWMSLKAALSSTDRASILELAERGEDEFTSAYTNFLENEIGEDNPIRQMVLRQSQEQRSAHEHIKMLRDNARVNT, encoded by the coding sequence ATGCAGCAATCAACGAGAGAGCCTTTAGATATACTACACGATTTGGTCAAAATTAACAACGATCGAATGGAAGGTTATACGAAGGCTATTGAATTACTTCCAGGCGGCCAACATACTGATCTGCGTAAAGTATTTGAAATGTACCGTGGGCAATCTCATGACTTTAAGGAAGAAATCACTCCACTAGTTTTGCAAATCGGACAAGGGCCGATAGATGGCACGCCTCTTAGCGGGAAAATATTCCGCGCATGGATGAGCTTGAAAGCAGCCTTATCCTCCACAGATCGCGCTAGTATATTAGAGCTTGCAGAACGTGGTGAAGATGAATTTACTAGCGCATACACCAATTTTTTGGAGAATGAAATCGGAGAAGATAATCCAATCCGCCAAATGGTATTGAGGCAGAGTCAGGAACAACGAAGTGCCCATGAGCACATCAAAATGCTTCGCGATAATGCCCGGGTAAATACCTGA
- a CDS encoding anti-sigma factor, translating into MDIKEYISSGIIESYVLGIATEEEVSILDCVRNKHPEVEAAIREVEILFEDTATLQEIAPPADLRDSIWATLEQNEKDHIHQKPEMVEVEYDAPVTNTVPNRRVIQFSPLATAATALLVCSIGVNAYLYQQRNATNVAMAQSETKNSTTELLLADAYKSLDMLQNPAVSMVSLAGVENHPELSAVVFWNKEDSKVYLMADKLPNAPEGKQYQLWALIDGQPVDAGTVPLMKEEVMHAMKSISEAHAFAITLENKGGSPSPTLSELQVIGQI; encoded by the coding sequence GTGGATATTAAAGAATACATATCATCAGGAATTATAGAATCGTACGTTCTAGGTATCGCTACCGAAGAGGAAGTGAGCATACTGGATTGTGTACGCAACAAACATCCTGAAGTAGAAGCGGCCATCAGAGAAGTAGAGATCCTATTCGAAGATACAGCCACGCTACAAGAGATCGCACCTCCTGCGGACTTGCGAGACTCTATTTGGGCTACCTTAGAACAGAATGAGAAGGACCATATTCATCAGAAACCGGAAATGGTCGAAGTTGAATACGATGCACCTGTTACAAACACCGTGCCGAATCGTCGTGTCATCCAATTTAGTCCTCTAGCGACTGCTGCAACAGCTTTATTGGTTTGTAGCATTGGTGTAAACGCATACCTTTATCAGCAGCGCAACGCGACTAATGTTGCGATGGCTCAAAGCGAAACTAAAAACAGTACTACAGAATTGCTTTTAGCAGATGCTTATAAAAGTCTGGATATGTTGCAAAATCCTGCAGTCAGCATGGTATCATTAGCTGGTGTGGAAAACCATCCTGAGTTAAGTGCGGTCGTATTTTGGAATAAGGAAGACAGCAAAGTTTATCTCATGGCAGATAAACTACCCAATGCTCCAGAAGGCAAGCAATATCAACTATGGGCCTTAATTGACGGACAACCAGTGGACGCTGGTACAGTTCCATTGATGAAAGAGGAAGTAATGCATGCTATGAAATCGATCTCCGAAGCGCATGCTTTTGCCATTACCTTGGAAAATAAAGGTGGCAGCCCTTCCCCTACTCTTTCTGAATTACAAGTGATCGGACAAATCTAG
- a CDS encoding NAD(P)-dependent alcohol dehydrogenase, with protein MIATKGYAALKAGEKLVSWDFERRDLGPKDVQFDILYCGVCHSDLHQIRDDWFKGLYPMVPGHEIVGRVAQIGDQVSKFKVGDLVGTGCMVDSCGECESCHDGEEQYCAEGNVQTYNNVNKYTDGMPTYGGYSKTIVVKEEFVLSVPENLSLAGTAPLLCAGITTYSPLRHWKVGKGSKLAVLGLGGLGHMAVKFGVAFGAEVTVLSTSESKREDAKRLGAHHFIVTKDEKAFKDARKSFDFILDTVSAEHDIASYMSLLKTNGTHICVGVPPKPAQIPPFSLIMSRNSVAGSMIGGVAETQEMLDFCGKHDIVSDVEVIDMDYIDQAYERMEKNDVKYRFVIDMANF; from the coding sequence ATGATAGCAACAAAAGGTTATGCCGCACTTAAAGCGGGAGAAAAATTAGTCTCATGGGATTTTGAGCGTAGGGATTTAGGTCCGAAAGACGTCCAATTCGACATATTGTATTGTGGCGTATGCCACTCAGATCTGCATCAGATTCGCGATGATTGGTTCAAAGGCCTATATCCTATGGTACCTGGGCATGAGATTGTAGGTCGTGTGGCACAAATCGGAGATCAGGTAAGTAAATTTAAAGTTGGTGATCTGGTAGGCACGGGATGTATGGTAGACTCCTGTGGTGAATGTGAAAGTTGTCATGATGGGGAAGAACAGTACTGTGCAGAAGGAAACGTTCAAACCTATAATAATGTCAACAAATACACAGATGGTATGCCTACCTACGGCGGATATTCGAAAACCATCGTGGTAAAAGAAGAGTTTGTATTGAGTGTACCAGAGAATTTATCATTAGCAGGTACTGCACCGCTACTCTGTGCCGGAATTACGACTTATTCTCCGCTACGCCATTGGAAAGTAGGTAAAGGATCGAAGCTAGCCGTTTTGGGGTTAGGCGGACTAGGACACATGGCAGTGAAGTTTGGTGTAGCATTTGGTGCCGAAGTAACCGTGTTAAGTACTTCAGAAAGTAAGCGTGAAGATGCAAAACGTTTAGGAGCGCATCATTTCATCGTGACTAAAGACGAAAAAGCATTTAAAGACGCGCGCAAATCTTTTGATTTTATTCTGGATACGGTTAGTGCGGAGCATGATATCGCATCGTATATGTCTCTATTAAAGACAAACGGTACTCATATCTGTGTCGGCGTACCTCCGAAGCCAGCGCAAATCCCACCTTTCTCCTTGATTATGTCGCGAAATAGTGTTGCCGGATCCATGATTGGTGGTGTTGCCGAAACACAGGAAATGCTGGACTTCTGTGGTAAACACGATATTGTCTCCGATGTAGAGGTGATCGACATGGATTACATCGACCAAGCTTATGAAAGAATGGAGAAAAATGATGTAAAATACCGTTTCGTAATCGACATGGCTAACTTTTAA
- a CDS encoding NADH:flavin oxidoreductase/NADH oxidase yields MSKLFSPITIKSITLKNRIVTSPMCMYSAEDGFATDWHLVHYGTRAMGGAGTVMLEASAVRPDGRISVGDLGIYKDGHIDGLTRIAKFIKDNGSVPAIQLAHAGRKGSTWVAGDQMKVLHTKEEGGWTLLAPSAIAFSSDTPTPREMNNEDILQLQHDFRAAAKRAKQAGFEWIEIHSAHGYLVNEFLSPLSNKRTDSYGGSRENRARFLLEIVEAVKEEWPVDLPISVRISATDWTEEGWTLADSKWLTEKLVEAGVDIIDVSSGGVVGGIRIPIGPGYQLPLASGLKSSLGETAVVGTVGLITNAQQAETILVNGDADLVFLARELLRNPYFPLAAAAELGEKSTPPVQYTRAFV; encoded by the coding sequence ATGTCAAAATTATTCAGTCCGATTACCATAAAATCCATCACTCTAAAGAACCGAATCGTGACGTCTCCAATGTGCATGTATTCTGCCGAAGATGGTTTCGCGACAGACTGGCATTTAGTACATTATGGCACTCGAGCAATGGGAGGTGCAGGCACGGTGATGCTGGAAGCTTCCGCCGTACGCCCAGACGGGCGGATATCTGTTGGTGATCTAGGGATTTATAAAGACGGGCATATAGACGGGCTCACCCGTATCGCTAAATTTATTAAAGACAATGGATCGGTGCCTGCTATCCAACTGGCACATGCCGGCCGCAAAGGAAGCACCTGGGTTGCAGGTGATCAGATGAAAGTATTGCATACGAAAGAAGAAGGAGGCTGGACTCTATTAGCTCCGTCTGCTATCGCTTTTTCGTCCGATACACCTACGCCAAGGGAGATGAACAACGAGGATATTTTACAGCTCCAGCATGACTTCCGCGCAGCCGCAAAAAGAGCAAAGCAAGCAGGTTTTGAATGGATAGAAATTCACAGTGCACACGGGTATTTGGTCAATGAATTCCTTTCTCCGCTGTCCAATAAACGTACCGACTCTTATGGCGGGAGCCGCGAAAACCGAGCAAGGTTTCTTTTAGAAATTGTGGAGGCCGTAAAAGAGGAATGGCCTGTAGATCTTCCAATATCAGTGCGAATTTCTGCTACAGATTGGACTGAAGAGGGTTGGACTTTAGCGGATTCTAAGTGGCTTACCGAGAAGTTGGTTGAAGCTGGTGTAGACATTATTGATGTCTCCAGTGGTGGTGTGGTCGGTGGTATACGTATTCCGATAGGCCCCGGATACCAACTACCGTTAGCAAGTGGCTTGAAGAGTTCGCTCGGTGAAACTGCCGTCGTGGGCACCGTTGGACTAATCACGAACGCGCAACAGGCGGAAACTATATTGGTCAATGGTGATGCAGATTTGGTATTTCTCGCTAGGGAATTATTGCGCAACCCCTATTTTCCATTGGCAGCTGCAGCAGAACTTGGAGAAAAATCTACTCCCCCGGTACAATATACACGTGCATTCGTATGA
- a CDS encoding sigma-70 family RNA polymerase sigma factor, protein MSPIRHLSEETLISLLQKRDRRAFNYLYDSYSGALYGVVIRIVLHKNYADEVIQNVFVKIWNHIEQFDQQKGRVYTWMLNIARNAAIDYIKSKGVKNEQKNQSLPDIVNRSESSNYAVTEPQEKTDLIGLKEVLNALKPEWRKLIDLAYYQGYTQKEIAEELDLPIGTVKTRVRAALLQLKQVLNEYQ, encoded by the coding sequence TTGAGCCCAATACGACATCTTTCAGAAGAAACGCTAATCAGTTTGCTCCAAAAAAGGGATCGCAGAGCATTTAATTATCTTTATGATAGTTACTCTGGTGCACTATATGGAGTAGTGATTCGCATCGTCTTACATAAGAATTATGCTGATGAGGTGATTCAAAATGTATTTGTTAAGATATGGAATCATATCGAACAATTCGATCAACAAAAGGGACGCGTATACACTTGGATGCTGAATATTGCGCGCAACGCCGCAATAGATTATATAAAATCTAAGGGAGTAAAGAACGAACAAAAAAACCAATCGCTTCCCGATATCGTAAATAGGTCTGAGAGTTCTAATTATGCTGTGACAGAACCTCAAGAAAAAACAGATTTAATTGGACTCAAAGAAGTGTTAAACGCTTTGAAACCAGAATGGAGAAAGCTGATTGACTTGGCTTACTATCAGGGATATACTCAAAAAGAAATCGCTGAAGAATTAGATCTACCTATTGGAACTGTTAAAACGAGGGTGCGGGCGGCATTGTTACAGCTGAAACAAGTGTTGAATGAATATCAATAA
- a CDS encoding ferritin-like domain-containing protein: MKETNALKDQLYAEESDHTSKGLQRRNFLKLAGGGLAGVALLNFASCNKDDGPDDMNGSGFYFGSGDIAILNYAYALEQLEAAFYIEVANRPFSGISDLERTLLTDVRDHEVAHREFFKAALGRGAINSLEFDFSAVNFSSRDSVLGTAKVFEDLGVSAYNGAGWLIKDEQYLLLAGKIVSVEARHAAVIRDLISNGSFANSEVIDSNGLDVSNSPTQVLQAAAPFIKSKVDVRDLPTY, from the coding sequence ATGAAAGAAACAAACGCATTGAAAGACCAATTGTATGCGGAGGAATCCGATCATACAAGCAAAGGACTTCAAAGAAGAAACTTTTTGAAACTCGCTGGCGGCGGTCTCGCTGGTGTTGCTTTATTAAATTTTGCAAGCTGTAACAAAGATGATGGGCCAGACGATATGAATGGCAGTGGCTTCTATTTTGGAAGTGGTGATATTGCAATTTTAAATTATGCTTACGCTTTAGAGCAATTGGAAGCTGCATTTTATATTGAAGTAGCCAATAGACCATTTTCAGGAATATCTGATCTAGAAAGAACGTTGCTTACAGATGTACGTGACCATGAGGTAGCTCACCGCGAATTTTTCAAGGCTGCGCTAGGTAGAGGGGCTATTAACTCCTTAGAATTTGATTTCTCTGCAGTCAACTTTTCGAGCAGAGACAGTGTATTGGGTACAGCAAAAGTTTTTGAAGATTTAGGTGTATCTGCTTACAATGGTGCTGGATGGTTGATTAAAGATGAACAATATCTTTTGTTGGCAGGTAAAATTGTTTCTGTAGAGGCGCGTCACGCTGCGGTGATCCGTGATCTGATTAGTAATGGATCATTTGCGAACAGTGAAGTAATTGATAGCAATGGTCTGGATGTTTCTAACAGCCCAACGCAGGTTCTGCAGGCGGCAGCACCATTCATCAAGTCTAAAGTGGATGTCCGCGATCTACCTACTTATTAA
- a CDS encoding ferritin-like domain-containing protein, with the protein MNLQNIFESISQVDPEFNERISPRRQAIRNMFNLGQKVSLAALPLAVTALFNKAYGQSAPTDVNGVLNYALTLEYLEAEYYTIGASRAGLIPSGAARDAIITIRDHEVAHVEFLKSVLQGNAVSKPTFDFTAGGAFANVFSDYDTFLALAQAFEDTGVRAYKGQAGILKGNRVVLTAALQIHSVEARHAAHVRSMRRARGGAAANQRPWITGANDSGIGAAVDPVYAGEDNLIQGGVDITTLTGVSGRFTPAIATQSFDEPLTAPAVLDIAGLFIQA; encoded by the coding sequence ATGAATTTACAAAATATTTTCGAGTCAATTTCTCAGGTGGATCCTGAGTTCAACGAACGAATCAGTCCACGTCGTCAGGCTATTCGCAATATGTTCAATCTTGGACAGAAAGTGTCTTTAGCAGCGTTGCCTTTGGCAGTTACGGCTTTATTTAACAAAGCATATGGACAGTCTGCACCTACCGATGTGAATGGTGTATTGAATTATGCCCTAACATTGGAGTACCTGGAAGCAGAATACTATACGATCGGAGCGAGCCGTGCGGGCTTAATCCCTTCAGGTGCAGCTAGAGATGCTATCATTACAATCCGTGATCATGAAGTAGCTCACGTAGAATTTCTAAAAAGCGTGTTGCAAGGAAACGCGGTTTCTAAACCGACGTTTGACTTCACAGCAGGCGGAGCTTTTGCCAACGTATTTAGTGACTATGATACATTTTTGGCTTTGGCACAAGCTTTTGAAGATACAGGAGTACGTGCTTATAAAGGACAAGCCGGTATTTTGAAAGGAAACCGGGTGGTTTTGACAGCAGCTTTACAGATTCACTCTGTAGAAGCGCGTCACGCGGCACACGTGAGATCAATGCGTAGAGCGCGTGGTGGTGCAGCAGCTAACCAAAGACCTTGGATTACTGGAGCAAACGATTCTGGAATCGGAGCAGCAGTAGATCCAGTGTATGCAGGTGAAGATAACCTAATACAAGGAGGTGTAGATATTACTACATTAACAGGTGTTAGCGGTAGATTTACTCCAGCTATTGCCACACAGTCTTTTGACGAACCATTAACAGCACCAGCTGTATTAGATATTGCAGGTCTTTTTATTCAAGCGTAA